A region from the Polyangiaceae bacterium genome encodes:
- a CDS encoding OmpA family protein: MRDVWMRAVGVALVLGATGCQFSASASGEAKTGGESKLEGDASLTTDKPAEEEATPKRGIVYAQGKLDYEGVINFEYNRAEIRSDDDTKKTLGEFKKFLEANPNVKISVEGHTDSRGSDAYNRKLSDRRAASVRAWLLDNGISEDRVTSVGKGEDEPQVPEPAECDDKEPEDTTPCEGPWAKNRRVVFRVTEGGDTIPEPPPEPAAEPAPEPEKPAPVAEEKKCRWLVGPRLGALGPNSWVNVAGAVQPCLDWLELSIGVGLGLGDASGESTAADADGSYWSLTIPLRARIWPFRVHSPIADLGIGFTHYDISADADAAGASYTYDRTANPFIAHLGLGYGFRPKGPEPGLRVAIMLGLLFHLNDLAGADVSSDAAFPAQSRTQLTNSLNDDTNKLADMEPYGELSVGWMF; the protein is encoded by the coding sequence ATGAGGGACGTTTGGATGCGCGCGGTGGGTGTGGCTCTCGTGCTCGGTGCGACGGGCTGCCAATTTTCGGCCAGTGCTTCCGGCGAAGCCAAGACCGGCGGTGAGAGCAAGCTCGAAGGCGATGCCTCCCTCACGACGGACAAGCCGGCAGAGGAAGAAGCGACGCCCAAGCGGGGCATCGTCTACGCGCAGGGCAAGCTCGACTACGAGGGCGTCATCAACTTCGAGTACAACCGCGCGGAGATCCGCTCGGACGACGACACCAAGAAGACCCTCGGCGAGTTCAAGAAGTTCCTCGAGGCCAACCCGAACGTGAAGATCTCCGTGGAAGGGCACACGGACTCTCGCGGCTCCGACGCCTACAACCGCAAGCTCTCGGATCGTCGCGCCGCGAGCGTCCGGGCCTGGCTGCTCGACAACGGCATCTCCGAAGACCGCGTCACCTCCGTGGGCAAGGGAGAGGACGAGCCGCAAGTTCCGGAACCCGCGGAGTGTGACGACAAGGAGCCCGAGGACACCACGCCCTGCGAGGGACCCTGGGCCAAGAACCGTCGCGTGGTGTTCCGCGTGACCGAAGGCGGCGACACCATCCCGGAGCCGCCCCCCGAACCCGCCGCCGAACCCGCTCCGGAACCGGAGAAGCCCGCACCCGTCGCAGAGGAGAAGAAGTGCCGGTGGTTGGTCGGTCCGCGCCTGGGCGCGCTGGGCCCCAACTCCTGGGTCAACGTCGCGGGCGCCGTACAGCCGTGCCTGGATTGGCTCGAGCTGTCCATCGGAGTAGGTCTGGGCTTGGGAGATGCCAGCGGAGAGAGCACCGCCGCCGACGCCGATGGCAGCTACTGGTCCCTGACGATCCCGCTTCGCGCGCGCATCTGGCCGTTCCGCGTGCACTCACCCATTGCGGATCTCGGCATCGGCTTCACCCACTACGACATCTCCGCCGACGCAGATGCCGCGGGCGCTTCCTACACCTACGATCGCACTGCGAACCCGTTCATCGCCCACCTGGGGCTCGGCTACGGCTTTCGTCCCAAAGGCCCCGAGCCGGGCCTGCGCGTCGCCATCATGCTGGGCCTGCTCTTCCACTTGAACGACCTGGCCGGCGCCGACGTGAGCAGCGACGCCGCGTTCCCTGCCCAGAGCCGCACCCAGCTCACCAACAGCCTCAACGACGACACGAACAAGCTCGCCGACATGGAGCCCTACGGCGAGCTCAGCGTCGGCTGGATGTTCTGA